A genome region from Akkermansiaceae bacterium includes the following:
- a CDS encoding sulfatase-like hydrolase/transferase, whose product MKPLLILLALCSLLPAADKPNIVWIVSEDNSSHWLGCYGNKQSQTPNIDALAKESILFENAYSNAPVCAVARATLLMGAYSPSMGTQHMRSRHPIPEKFRPYPEYLRAAGYHCTNPGKTDYNFKGNDKSYWDKGDFQKSPDGKPFFSVFNFTESHESSLFENKPKEPKRLKPEEIDLPPYLPDLPEIRKDMARYHDRITDMDTRVGEVLKKLEASGLADDTIVFYYADHGGILPRGKRYLEQTGVKVPLIIRIPEKFRHLAPFKPGERVTEPVSFVDFAPTLLSILGLDEPEQMQGRPFLGSKRVEPAADEMEFLYADRFDELYGMRRGLTDGKWKYIRNFNPDRPTAPYSFYQFGQPGWVAYQKAFEEGKLSGYPKTIWEAPGTSEQLYDLSADPWEMHNLAADPAHAEKLASLRERLKSTMIGIVDTGLIPEPLFDALSKGSTIADYAQSDKFDVGKITDLAFTATEINPENLPRLKQALASEDVVERYWGIVGIRLLGAKAAAETDALLPLLKDSHPLIRTSAGETLVDLGKKEAGSKALVADVKSDMDASSLLNLLNTLRRLDLLDQLPENWAKGKNMKGGDYDYIQRFSKRTKGD is encoded by the coding sequence ATGAAACCCCTCCTCATCCTCCTCGCCCTCTGCTCCCTGCTGCCCGCCGCTGACAAACCCAACATCGTCTGGATCGTCAGCGAGGACAATTCCTCTCACTGGCTCGGCTGCTACGGCAACAAGCAGTCGCAGACCCCGAACATCGACGCCCTCGCCAAAGAAAGCATCCTTTTCGAAAACGCCTACTCGAACGCACCCGTCTGTGCCGTCGCCCGCGCCACCCTCCTCATGGGCGCCTACTCCCCGAGCATGGGCACCCAGCACATGCGCTCACGCCATCCCATCCCGGAAAAATTCCGCCCGTATCCGGAATACCTCCGCGCCGCCGGTTACCACTGCACGAACCCGGGGAAAACCGACTATAATTTCAAGGGCAACGACAAATCCTACTGGGACAAGGGCGACTTCCAAAAAAGCCCCGACGGCAAACCCTTCTTCTCCGTCTTCAATTTCACCGAATCCCACGAAAGCTCCCTCTTCGAAAACAAGCCCAAGGAACCGAAGCGCCTGAAACCCGAAGAAATCGATCTCCCGCCATACCTCCCCGATCTCCCGGAGATCCGCAAAGACATGGCACGTTACCACGACCGCATCACCGACATGGACACGCGGGTGGGCGAAGTCCTCAAAAAACTTGAGGCATCCGGCCTAGCGGACGACACGATTGTTTTCTACTACGCTGATCACGGCGGCATCCTGCCACGTGGCAAACGCTACCTCGAACAAACCGGCGTGAAAGTCCCGCTCATCATCCGAATTCCGGAAAAATTCCGGCACCTCGCCCCCTTCAAGCCGGGCGAGCGCGTGACCGAGCCGGTCTCCTTCGTCGATTTCGCCCCCACCCTCCTTTCCATCCTCGGCCTCGACGAACCCGAACAAATGCAAGGCCGCCCCTTCCTCGGCAGCAAACGCGTCGAGCCAGCAGCCGATGAAATGGAGTTCCTCTACGCCGACCGCTTCGACGAACTCTACGGCATGCGCCGCGGCCTCACCGACGGCAAATGGAAATACATCCGCAACTTCAATCCCGACCGCCCAACCGCTCCTTACTCCTTCTATCAGTTCGGCCAGCCCGGCTGGGTCGCCTACCAGAAAGCCTTCGAGGAGGGCAAGCTCAGCGGTTATCCCAAGACAATTTGGGAAGCTCCCGGCACCTCGGAACAGCTCTACGACCTTTCCGCGGATCCATGGGAAATGCACAACCTCGCCGCCGATCCGGCCCACGCGGAGAAACTCGCATCCCTGCGCGAACGCCTGAAAAGCACCATGATAGGAATCGTCGATACCGGTCTGATCCCCGAGCCGCTGTTCGATGCGCTTTCCAAGGGCTCGACCATCGCCGACTATGCACAAAGCGACAAATTCGACGTCGGCAAGATCACCGACCTCGCCTTCACGGCCACCGAGATCAACCCCGAAAACCTTCCCCGCCTGAAGCAGGCGCTCGCGTCGGAAGATGTCGTCGAGCGCTACTGGGGGATCGTCGGGATCCGCCTGCTCGGAGCCAAGGCCGCCGCGGAGACGGATGCTCTGCTCCCGCTTCTCAAGGACAGCCATCCCCTGATCCGGACAAGCGCCGGGGAAACGCTGGTTGACCTCGGGAAGAAGGAAGCCGGCTCGAAAGCCCTCGTCGCGGACGTGAAATCGGACATGGATGCCTCCTCCCTTCTCAACCTCCTCAACACCCTCCGCCGCCTCGACCTGCTCGACCAACTCCCGGAAAACTGGGCGAAGGGCAAGAACATGAAGGGCGGCGACTACGATTACATCCAGCGCTTTTCAAAAAGGACAAAAGGCGACTGA
- a CDS encoding DUF1800 family protein — translation MAFRTGPSKLAGFDKDDDDSFSSGNANNDLAAATSLMQALLNGEISAEVTQRDAYEKGALPATVGLTRSGATTYPMTVFLKTHGAIDPTKSSASATDFSLADVVVIPAGSASANLSVVPVADTLNEVPEELRIDISFVADGLLTRICDAPNVQANERFFYAAFTSEEITPASGYSLIRLQGDNEVGLLSSVFSGLTSAQSAAEIHVRNPVTGPSIKSLARGQLTDYTWNIRASQILPTDQAVLNALFSGRIYSDVQTENHPSGEIRADYLLTTASTEFVAPADAPPIGSLADSELDRDISRFLTQSTFGPTPGLIAELRDLVNSPTHGGDRISAYSAWLDEKFSVPQASLEALARAEDAQLIDIYTGDPSAPWHNPSYFLPSSSRRHSWWSVALFSDDQVRQRVATALMEILVTSSVDDVIDQRHLGHSQYYDMLAAGVAGSYRNLLEGVSTHPIMGQYLSSLRNQKEITDSSGTVIVSPDENFAREIMQLFSIGLVQLHPDGSLKLSAAGQPIPTYGQADIVDLARVFTGWSFSKRNSPSASDTVIDNTSFTYGNGNYRYQAQWLHPMKQFPAYHDTEAKTVLGLEFPQGRTGEEELTAILDHLAAHPNIAPFISKKLIQRLVTSNPSAGYVHRVATAWAAGGGNLQAVTKAILLDYEARSLDAASLIGTGKKKEPLLQYTGLARALQADTELRIADLAAYGPGTLLAGLPANAGRFREGNTDSSLGQTPLEPPTVFNWFYPDYSTGNAIADAGLVTPEFQIATEINTISHINRNHTLATSSSGESASSLPNFSITGYGNNADHLIPDVTLGPAATQEREKAYMSVMDQDGDGFVTAAGDPLTFNKPAKIREACAALVDHLDLLLCAGTLKADHGAAADQNNPRDIIINTLAAVSTNLDDNDNTTDQEKVRHERYEQAAYLISNSPQSMIQR, via the coding sequence ATGGCGTTTCGGACTGGGCCGAGTAAACTTGCCGGTTTCGACAAGGATGACGATGACAGCTTCTCCTCCGGCAACGCGAACAACGACCTGGCCGCCGCAACCTCGCTCATGCAGGCGCTCCTCAACGGGGAAATCTCCGCCGAAGTGACCCAGAGGGATGCCTACGAAAAGGGAGCCCTGCCCGCGACGGTCGGCCTCACCCGCAGCGGGGCGACCACCTACCCGATGACGGTTTTCCTGAAAACCCATGGCGCCATCGATCCCACGAAATCCTCCGCATCCGCCACGGATTTCTCGCTCGCCGATGTTGTGGTGATCCCTGCGGGGAGCGCGTCCGCAAACCTTTCCGTGGTGCCGGTGGCGGACACCCTCAACGAGGTGCCCGAGGAGCTGCGTATCGACATATCCTTCGTCGCCGACGGACTGCTCACGCGGATCTGCGACGCACCGAATGTCCAGGCCAACGAGCGCTTTTTCTACGCCGCATTCACCTCCGAAGAGATCACACCCGCCTCGGGCTACAGCCTCATCCGGCTCCAGGGCGACAACGAGGTCGGCCTGCTTTCCTCCGTCTTCTCCGGCCTGACCAGTGCCCAGAGCGCTGCCGAAATCCACGTCCGGAACCCTGTCACCGGACCCTCGATCAAGTCGCTCGCCAGGGGGCAGCTCACCGATTACACATGGAATATCCGAGCCTCGCAGATCCTCCCCACGGATCAGGCCGTGCTCAACGCCCTCTTCTCGGGCCGCATCTACTCGGATGTCCAGACGGAGAACCATCCTTCCGGGGAAATCAGGGCGGACTACCTGCTCACAACGGCCTCGACGGAATTCGTCGCCCCGGCGGATGCACCGCCCATCGGATCCTTGGCGGACTCGGAACTCGACCGTGACATTTCCCGTTTCCTGACACAATCCACCTTCGGCCCCACTCCGGGCTTGATCGCGGAACTGCGGGATCTGGTGAATTCCCCGACCCATGGCGGCGACCGCATCTCCGCCTATTCCGCATGGCTTGATGAAAAATTTTCCGTGCCCCAGGCATCGCTGGAAGCCCTCGCCCGCGCAGAGGACGCGCAGCTCATCGACATCTACACGGGCGATCCATCGGCGCCATGGCACAATCCGTCATACTTCCTCCCTTCCTCTTCCCGTCGGCACTCCTGGTGGAGCGTCGCGCTTTTCTCGGACGACCAGGTGAGGCAGCGTGTCGCCACGGCGCTCATGGAAATCCTGGTGACCTCCTCGGTGGACGATGTCATCGATCAGCGCCATCTCGGCCACTCGCAGTACTATGACATGCTCGCCGCCGGGGTGGCGGGCAGTTACCGGAATCTGCTGGAAGGCGTCTCCACCCATCCCATCATGGGGCAATACCTTTCCAGCCTCAGGAACCAGAAGGAAATCACCGACAGCTCGGGCACGGTGATCGTCTCGCCAGATGAGAACTTCGCCCGCGAGATCATGCAGCTTTTCTCCATCGGCCTCGTGCAACTGCATCCGGACGGCTCGTTGAAACTCTCCGCCGCCGGCCAGCCCATCCCCACCTATGGCCAGGCGGACATCGTCGATCTCGCCCGCGTATTCACCGGTTGGTCGTTCTCAAAACGGAACAGCCCTTCGGCCTCGGACACCGTTATAGACAACACCAGCTTCACCTACGGGAACGGCAACTACCGCTATCAGGCGCAGTGGCTCCACCCGATGAAGCAGTTTCCCGCCTACCACGACACGGAGGCAAAAACCGTACTCGGCCTCGAATTCCCGCAAGGCCGCACCGGGGAAGAGGAGCTCACCGCCATCCTCGACCACCTTGCCGCACATCCGAACATCGCGCCCTTCATTTCTAAAAAGCTCATCCAGAGGCTCGTCACATCGAACCCCTCCGCAGGCTACGTGCACCGCGTCGCCACCGCATGGGCGGCTGGCGGCGGAAACCTGCAGGCCGTCACGAAGGCCATCCTGCTGGACTACGAAGCCCGCTCCCTTGATGCCGCCTCACTCATCGGCACCGGGAAGAAAAAGGAGCCGCTGCTCCAATACACCGGCTTGGCGCGGGCGCTGCAGGCGGACACCGAGCTGCGCATCGCGGATCTGGCTGCCTACGGCCCCGGCACGCTGCTTGCCGGATTGCCCGCAAATGCCGGGCGCTTCCGTGAGGGCAACACCGACTCCTCCCTCGGCCAGACCCCGCTTGAGCCACCCACGGTTTTCAACTGGTTCTACCCGGATTACTCCACCGGCAACGCCATCGCCGATGCCGGTCTCGTCACCCCCGAGTTCCAGATCGCAACCGAAATCAACACCATCTCCCACATCAACCGCAACCATACCCTCGCCACTTCCTCCAGCGGCGAATCCGCATCGAGCCTGCCGAACTTCTCCATCACCGGATACGGGAACAACGCCGACCACCTCATCCCAGACGTAACCCTCGGGCCTGCTGCGACCCAGGAAAGGGAAAAGGCCTACATGTCGGTCATGGATCAGGACGGCGATGGTTTCGTCACCGCCGCAGGCGACCCGCTCACCTTCAACAAGCCCGCGAAAATCCGCGAGGCCTGCGCAGCCCTCGTTGACCACCTCGACCTACTGCTCTGCGCCGGCACATTGAAAGCCGATCACGGGGCTGCTGCGGATCAGAACAATCCGCGCGACATCATCATCAACACGCTGGCTGCCGTCTCCACCAACCTCGACGACAACGACAACACCACCGATCAGGAAAAAGTCCGCCACGAACGCTACGAGCAGGCGGCCTACCTGATCTCCAATTCGCCCCAATCCATGATCCAGCGCTAG
- a CDS encoding DUF1501 domain-containing protein — MKNHEKEELRTRRDFLRQSACASLGVTGMVNVLANLRLITAASAQVTGGGYRALVCLFQSGGNDSSNFLVPLADVGDLTLRSDYQAARGTLALPVSDPVTGAPVLHPLTPASNAAFARHFGGTAMPMGLHPSCAGIAEMFGAGELALLANVGTLSYPVPTREDYINRTVPLPQQLFSHSDQQTQWQSSVSDKPFTSGWGGRAADLMNASYNAGSKASMSISLAGVNSFQVGTAGGVAQYTVGTGGAISLSGYGTNYASAYNDPENPSLGYKNSDTGRRLQAFEQIMNLTHENLLEDQYNQIIRGARATEGVIGAALTAAAAGGVDFDAHFAGAQTKLGDQLKMIAKLIAGRNALGNSRQIFFCQIGGHDTHASMLTAHSNLMAELSGALLAFRNALKDPGLDAFGDVTTFTMSDFNRTLQANGNDATAGSDHAWGGHHLVMGGSVNGGDIYGHFPPLKTGAGLDSHSSRGRFIPETSVDQYAAVLTKWMGAGSNEIEAIFPNLPRFDDPFSVASANLGFL; from the coding sequence ATGAAAAACCACGAAAAAGAAGAGCTCCGGACCCGCAGGGATTTCCTCCGGCAATCCGCCTGCGCCTCGCTCGGTGTCACCGGCATGGTCAATGTGCTCGCGAACCTCCGCCTCATCACCGCAGCCTCCGCGCAGGTGACGGGCGGCGGCTACAGGGCTCTCGTCTGCCTTTTCCAATCCGGTGGAAACGACTCCAGCAACTTCCTCGTCCCCCTCGCGGATGTCGGCGACCTGACGCTGCGGTCAGATTACCAGGCGGCGCGCGGAACCCTTGCCCTGCCGGTCTCGGACCCTGTTACCGGGGCGCCCGTCCTGCATCCGCTCACACCCGCCAGCAACGCCGCCTTCGCCCGCCATTTCGGCGGCACCGCCATGCCGATGGGCCTGCACCCTTCGTGCGCCGGCATCGCGGAGATGTTCGGCGCGGGTGAACTCGCACTGCTCGCGAATGTCGGAACGCTCAGCTACCCCGTGCCGACGCGCGAGGACTACATCAACAGGACCGTGCCGCTGCCGCAGCAGCTTTTCAGCCACTCGGACCAGCAGACCCAATGGCAGTCCTCGGTCTCCGACAAACCCTTCACCAGCGGCTGGGGCGGGCGCGCCGCAGACCTGATGAACGCATCCTACAACGCCGGGTCGAAAGCCTCCATGTCCATCTCGCTGGCAGGGGTGAACTCCTTCCAGGTCGGCACGGCGGGCGGGGTCGCACAATATACGGTGGGCACCGGCGGGGCGATCAGCCTCAGCGGATACGGCACCAACTACGCATCCGCCTACAACGATCCGGAAAACCCCTCCCTCGGATACAAAAACTCGGACACCGGCAGGAGGCTGCAGGCCTTCGAGCAAATCATGAACCTGACCCACGAGAACCTGCTCGAGGACCAATACAACCAGATCATCCGCGGCGCGCGCGCCACCGAGGGCGTGATCGGCGCGGCGCTCACCGCCGCAGCCGCCGGCGGAGTCGATTTCGATGCCCACTTCGCCGGGGCGCAGACAAAGCTCGGGGATCAGCTCAAGATGATCGCCAAGCTCATCGCCGGGCGCAACGCCCTTGGCAACAGCCGCCAGATCTTCTTCTGCCAGATCGGTGGGCACGATACCCACGCCTCGATGCTCACCGCCCACTCGAACCTGATGGCGGAGCTTTCCGGCGCCCTGCTCGCCTTCCGCAACGCCCTGAAAGATCCCGGCCTAGATGCATTCGGCGACGTGACCACCTTCACCATGTCGGACTTCAACCGCACCCTGCAGGCGAACGGCAACGATGCCACCGCCGGCTCCGATCACGCTTGGGGCGGCCACCATCTTGTGATGGGCGGATCGGTCAACGGCGGCGATATCTACGGACATTTCCCTCCCCTCAAGACCGGTGCCGGGCTGGACTCCCACAGCAGCCGCGGCCGCTTCATCCCCGAGACCTCCGTAGACCAGTATGCCGCCGTGCTCACGAAATGGATGGGCGCAGGCTCGAACGAGATCGAGGCGATCTTCCCGAACCTTCCGCGCTTCGACGACCCGTTTTCGGTGGCCAGCGCCAACCTCGGATTCCTGTGA
- a CDS encoding mitochondrial fission ELM1 family protein, giving the protein MSQPTNILILSDGKPGHANQSLGLAEAMGRIRPVRSELLELDGGKWFPGRLREAVRAAGNFPAPDLIIGTGHATHLPLLWLSRKYDAHSIVLMRPSLPLRLFDFCIAPEHDFYGKRVPANVITSKGALNRVIAGQREKKGKLLLIGGPSKTHGYDEAALVSRIAELAAGGGWQLADSRRTPASFLPAIRKRLPDLEVFHHRDTPDGWLSAKIPELEEIKVTEDSVSMIYEALTGGAKVGVLEMPRLRPDARVVLGLEKIKAEGRLDGRDMAPLAEADRCAAVILSRM; this is encoded by the coding sequence TTGAGCCAGCCAACGAACATCCTCATCCTCAGCGACGGCAAGCCCGGCCACGCGAACCAATCGCTGGGCCTAGCCGAGGCGATGGGGCGCATACGCCCGGTGCGTTCGGAGCTGCTGGAGCTGGATGGCGGGAAATGGTTTCCCGGACGGCTGCGTGAGGCCGTCAGGGCGGCGGGGAATTTCCCTGCTCCGGATCTCATCATCGGCACAGGCCATGCCACCCACCTTCCGCTTCTTTGGCTTTCCCGGAAGTACGATGCCCATAGTATCGTGCTGATGAGGCCCAGCCTGCCGCTGCGCCTCTTCGATTTCTGCATCGCGCCGGAGCACGATTTTTACGGAAAGCGGGTGCCGGCGAACGTCATCACCAGCAAGGGTGCGCTGAACCGCGTGATCGCCGGGCAGCGGGAGAAAAAGGGGAAGCTTCTCCTCATCGGCGGGCCGTCGAAAACCCATGGCTATGATGAGGCCGCGCTGGTCTCCCGCATCGCGGAGCTTGCGGCAGGCGGTGGCTGGCAGCTTGCGGATTCGCGCAGGACGCCTGCATCATTCCTGCCCGCGATCCGGAAAAGGCTTCCTGATCTTGAGGTTTTCCACCATCGCGATACCCCGGACGGCTGGCTTTCGGCGAAAATCCCGGAGCTGGAGGAAATTAAAGTCACCGAAGACTCCGTCTCGATGATCTACGAGGCGCTCACCGGCGGCGCGAAGGTCGGCGTGCTGGAAATGCCGAGGCTCAGGCCGGATGCGCGGGTGGTGCTGGGGCTTGAGAAAATCAAGGCGGAGGGACGGCTGGACGGCAGGGATATGGCACCCCTGGCCGAGGCGGATCGCTGTGCGGCGGTCATTCTCAGCCGGATGTGA
- a CDS encoding C40 family peptidase, whose product MLRCFSLSLCLLLPATGRLEALPLLETSELRDFDKLEEPRKKMIEAAITAAKEVEGMPYKYGGNGPRDGGFDCSGAVHYILHKIGIQPPRTSSDQFLWVRGKSEMHMVPLTAKDITDKAFADMKPGDLVFWAGTYEPDDGRKVAITHVAIFMGHEKKDGHPVMISASDGRSYRGKRGNGFGVYDFRVPRSGGKSRMIGFGTPPGLPEGG is encoded by the coding sequence ATGCTCCGGTGTTTTTCCCTATCGCTCTGCCTGCTGCTGCCCGCAACCGGCCGGCTGGAGGCGCTGCCCCTGCTCGAAACCTCAGAGCTCCGGGATTTCGATAAGCTGGAGGAGCCCAGGAAAAAAATGATCGAAGCCGCGATCACCGCCGCAAAGGAAGTCGAGGGGATGCCATACAAGTACGGGGGGAACGGCCCGCGGGACGGCGGCTTCGATTGCTCCGGGGCGGTCCATTACATCCTCCACAAAATCGGGATCCAGCCGCCGCGCACCTCCTCCGACCAGTTTCTCTGGGTGAGGGGGAAATCCGAAATGCACATGGTGCCGCTCACCGCGAAGGACATCACTGACAAGGCCTTTGCCGACATGAAGCCCGGGGATCTCGTTTTCTGGGCCGGCACCTACGAGCCGGACGACGGGCGCAAGGTCGCCATCACGCATGTCGCCATTTTCATGGGTCATGAGAAAAAGGACGGGCACCCGGTGATGATCAGCGCAAGCGACGGACGATCCTACCGCGGCAAGAGGGGGAACGGCTTCGGCGTGTATGATTTCCGAGTGCCGCGCTCGGGCGGCAAATCCCGGATGATCGGCTTCGGCACTCCACCCGGACTGCCGGAAGGCGGCTGA
- a CDS encoding ATP-binding cassette domain-containing protein, translated as MKVVKYRQLISPSIEVVAAAGFAAALYFGVRAGMTLEGFLALGMALYMSYEPIKKLGNIHSLFQQGKASVDRIEHILHCDDAIANPADPRPCPSPREGISFHGVTFAYGEHPVLHEVSLEIPAGQVVALVGPSGAGKTTFAHLVPRFYDPQQGEIRLDGIPIRDFLKHDLRDRIAVVPQGPSLFLGTLEENIRIGKTEASRAEIEAAAKKAYAHDFIMAQPEGYETQVGERGDLLSGGQRQRIAIARAFLKDAPILILDEATSALDTESEAAVQQALAELVKGRTTLIIAHRFSTIRIADRILVFKEGRIVSDGSHEELRDLDPTYQAMVGGELR; from the coding sequence ATGAAGGTGGTGAAATACCGCCAGCTCATCTCGCCCTCCATCGAGGTGGTCGCCGCGGCGGGCTTCGCGGCGGCGCTCTACTTCGGCGTGCGCGCGGGGATGACCCTCGAGGGCTTCCTGGCCCTGGGGATGGCGCTCTACATGTCCTACGAGCCGATCAAGAAGCTCGGCAACATCCACTCCCTCTTCCAGCAGGGCAAGGCCTCGGTGGACCGGATCGAACACATCCTGCACTGCGACGACGCGATCGCGAACCCGGCCGACCCGCGGCCCTGCCCGTCCCCGCGGGAGGGGATCTCCTTCCACGGGGTCACCTTCGCCTACGGCGAGCACCCCGTGCTCCATGAGGTGAGCCTGGAGATCCCGGCCGGGCAGGTCGTGGCGCTGGTCGGCCCGAGCGGCGCGGGCAAGACGACCTTCGCGCACCTGGTGCCGCGCTTCTACGATCCGCAGCAAGGCGAGATCCGTCTCGATGGCATCCCGATCCGGGATTTCCTCAAGCACGACCTTCGCGACCGGATCGCCGTCGTCCCGCAGGGCCCGTCGCTGTTCCTCGGGACCCTGGAGGAGAACATCCGGATCGGGAAAACGGAAGCCAGCCGCGCCGAGATCGAGGCGGCGGCGAAAAAGGCCTACGCGCACGATTTCATCATGGCCCAGCCGGAAGGCTACGAGACCCAGGTGGGCGAGCGCGGGGACCTGCTGTCCGGCGGGCAGAGGCAGCGCATCGCCATCGCCCGGGCCTTCCTGAAGGACGCGCCCATCCTGATCCTCGACGAGGCGACGAGCGCGCTGGACACGGAGAGCGAGGCGGCCGTCCAGCAGGCGCTCGCGGAGCTGGTGAAAGGCCGCACCACGCTGATCATCGCGCACCGCTTCAGCACGATCCGCATCGCCGACCGGATCCTTGTTTTCAAGGAAGGGCGCATCGTCAGCGACGGCAGCCATGAGGAGCTGCGCGACCTCGACCCGACCTACCAGGCGATGGTCGGCGGGGAGCTGAGGTGA
- a CDS encoding prepilin-type N-terminal cleavage/methylation domain-containing protein, whose translation MHARPHSTIARDRRQKAFSLIELLVVIAIMAILIAAAVPVFSNTQNNARQASREIIKAHLQQARAHAIAASTPTAVAIPVLASGGDLGARAVSLFEVELDGNSYVPLKDAAGKDRLLQRWTILPGNFHFLGSAQLTSGQATIVDSPETMPAETKGRALTCHIIVFSPNGQIVRPAGTIQIATAQAARSGNTLTPTQKNDGKPVSDLLQVNRLTGRTRFVEP comes from the coding sequence ATGCACGCCAGACCTCACAGCACCATCGCAAGGGATCGCCGTCAGAAGGCCTTCAGCCTGATTGAGTTGTTGGTGGTGATCGCGATCATGGCCATCCTGATCGCTGCGGCCGTGCCGGTTTTCTCCAACACCCAGAACAACGCCCGCCAGGCATCCCGGGAAATCATCAAGGCGCACCTCCAGCAGGCGCGCGCGCATGCGATCGCCGCTTCCACCCCAACGGCGGTCGCCATCCCCGTGCTCGCATCCGGCGGCGATCTGGGCGCACGTGCGGTCTCGCTCTTCGAGGTGGAGCTGGACGGCAACAGCTACGTGCCGCTCAAGGACGCTGCCGGGAAAGACCGCCTGCTCCAGCGCTGGACCATCCTGCCGGGCAATTTCCATTTCCTCGGCTCCGCCCAGCTCACATCCGGGCAGGCGACCATCGTCGACTCCCCCGAGACCATGCCCGCCGAAACCAAGGGCAGGGCGCTCACCTGCCACATCATCGTTTTCTCCCCCAATGGCCAGATCGTGCGCCCGGCAGGCACCATTCAGATCGCCACCGCCCAAGCGGCGCGCAGCGGGAACACTCTCACCCCCACGCAAAAAAACGATGGGAAACCCGTATCCGACCTGCTGCAGGTGAATCGCCTCACCGGTCGCACCCGCTTTGTGGAACCATGA
- a CDS encoding type II secretion system protein — MMKPVRKHLARRGMTLMEVVIAIGLVAFVVPIILTMTATTGNNRRNAEADTRSAWLAREVQRQVLSKWAEPVRESFITASPGFPAFASEASPLVLAFDSAGTFISEGGAQDLSASSKIPKASYLVTVYGEAHTPAGTGNAPDLFSLLRIRILHPAKSAPAARSVFRYNLITTRQGTL, encoded by the coding sequence ATGATGAAACCCGTCCGGAAACATCTCGCCCGCCGTGGCATGACCCTCATGGAAGTGGTCATCGCCATCGGCCTGGTCGCCTTCGTCGTGCCCATCATCCTGACCATGACGGCCACCACCGGCAACAACCGCCGCAACGCCGAGGCGGACACCCGCTCCGCGTGGCTTGCCCGCGAGGTGCAGCGGCAGGTCCTTTCGAAATGGGCGGAGCCGGTGCGCGAATCCTTCATCACCGCCAGCCCCGGCTTCCCCGCATTTGCCAGCGAAGCATCGCCTCTGGTGCTTGCGTTCGATTCCGCCGGGACATTCATCTCGGAGGGCGGCGCCCAGGATCTCAGCGCCTCCAGCAAGATCCCGAAGGCGTCCTACCTCGTCACGGTTTATGGCGAAGCCCACACCCCTGCTGGCACCGGAAATGCGCCGGATTTGTTTTCACTGCTCCGCATCCGCATCCTGCACCCCGCGAAATCCGCACCCGCAGCCCGCTCGGTTTTCCGCTACAACCTCATCACGACACGCCAGGGAACCCTTTGA
- a CDS encoding prepilin-type N-terminal cleavage/methylation domain-containing protein: MKTRPTHPEKARSGFTLIELLVSMAITSVLMLALFSLVGQSTASYTQNQRAVNAVSQARAFLQFFDRELSTRLPATRLIHETDPGSSATDKIAFVRVISADEELAADPGDLNTPFYYVAFSADGADSESPKLFRGNLGAAETQALLTAGGSPAFPDADPATDEPIVPNIIAFQARPKFLAGNPAAPQDWTDTSPERPSIIELSVSFIDDSSARRFRTRADWQRLATSPRDSELQLIRTFTRTIAIAK; the protein is encoded by the coding sequence TTGAAGACACGCCCCACACACCCGGAAAAAGCCCGCAGCGGCTTCACCCTCATCGAGTTGCTCGTCTCGATGGCGATCACCTCCGTGCTCATGCTCGCGCTGTTCTCCCTCGTCGGCCAATCCACCGCCAGCTACACGCAGAACCAGCGTGCGGTCAACGCCGTCTCCCAGGCACGCGCCTTCCTCCAGTTCTTCGATCGCGAGCTCTCCACCCGCCTTCCCGCCACCCGGCTCATCCATGAAACGGACCCGGGCTCCAGCGCCACGGACAAGATCGCCTTCGTCCGGGTGATCTCCGCCGACGAGGAGCTCGCCGCAGATCCGGGAGACCTCAACACCCCGTTCTACTACGTCGCCTTTTCCGCAGACGGCGCGGACTCGGAGTCCCCCAAGCTTTTCCGTGGCAACCTCGGCGCGGCGGAAACCCAAGCCCTCCTCACCGCAGGCGGCTCCCCCGCTTTTCCCGATGCGGATCCAGCCACCGACGAGCCCATCGTCCCGAACATCATCGCCTTCCAGGCCAGGCCAAAATTCCTCGCCGGAAACCCCGCCGCACCGCAGGACTGGACGGACACCTCCCCGGAGCGCCCCTCCATCATCGAACTGTCCGTCAGCTTCATCGACGATTCCTCCGCCCGCCGCTTCCGAACCCGTGCGGATTGGCAGCGCCTCGCCACTTCGCCGCGGGATTCCGAGCTGCAGCTCATCCGCACCTTCACCCGCACCATCGCCATCGCGAAATGA